The following coding sequences lie in one Haematobia irritans isolate KBUSLIRL chromosome 3, ASM5000362v1, whole genome shotgun sequence genomic window:
- the LOC142229750 gene encoding tryptophan 2,3-dioxygenase-like has protein sequence MVQRMIGSQQLGTGGSSGYQYLRSTLSDRYKVFLDLFNLSTFLIPREAIPPLDDSMRKELIN, from the exons ATGGTTCAACGTATGATTGGCTCCCAACAATTAGGTACTGGTGGTTCATCCGGATACCAATATTTGAGATCGACATTGAG tgATCGTTATAAAGTTTTCttggatttatttaatttatccaCATTTTTAATACCACGTGAAGCCATACCACCGCTGGACGATTCTATGAGAAAGGAATTAATTAACTAA